The segment TTAGCCCCATGGATACGGCTGCCAATCTCTTTTCAGAACTCCAGCTTCGCGACCTGACGGTTCGTAACCGGCTCTGGATTTCCCCCATGTGCATGTACTCGGTGTTTGCCGAGAATGGCGTTGCCACGGAATGGCATCGGGTCCACTATGGCAGTCGGGCTGTGGGGGGAGCTGGTCTTGTCATCCTGGAGGCAACGGCGGTGGAACCACGCGGCCGGATCAGCGCGCGCGACCTGGGCCTCTGGAACGATGACCAGGCTGAAGCCCTCGCTGGTATCGCACACTTTCTGGCAGAAAACGGTGCGGTACCCGCCATCCAGCTGGCCCACGCCGGACGCAAGGCAGAGGTGCCCGGCGCTATTGGCCCCAGCCCGTTGCCCTTTTCAGCGGACGATCAGACGCCCCGGGCAATGGCCGAAGGGGAAATCGAGCAGGTCGTGAACGCCTTCCAGGAGGCTGCGTTGCGAGCTTATGAGGCTGGATTCCAGGTTGTAGAAATCCATTCTGCGCATGGCTATCTCTTGCACGAGTTCCTTTCACCGCTCAGTAACCAGCGCACCGATGCCTACGGGGGGTCGTTCGAAAATCGAATCCGCCTTCACCTGGAAGTGGTTCGGGCCGTACGCGCGGTATGGCCGACCCAACTCCCCCTCTTCGTACGCATTAGCGCCACCGATTGGGTTTTGGGTGGATGG is part of the Chloroflexota bacterium genome and harbors:
- the namA gene encoding NADPH dehydrogenase NamA, which translates into the protein MDTAANLFSELQLRDLTVRNRLWISPMCMYSVFAENGVATEWHRVHYGSRAVGGAGLVILEATAVEPRGRISARDLGLWNDDQAEALAGIAHFLAENGAVPAIQLAHAGRKAEVPGAIGPSPLPFSADDQTPRAMAEGEIEQVVNAFQEAALRAYEAGFQVVEIHSAHGYLLHEFLSPLSNQRTDAYGGSFENRIRLHLEVVRAVRAVWPTQLPLFVRISATDWVLGGWDIDQSVELAKRLTLEGVDLVDVSSGGLTPAQQISSGPGYQVPFAARIRSEAGIATSAVGLITDASQADRIVRAGNADAVLIGRQSLRDPYWPIRAAAQLGVPEKVMPTQYRRGW